From Bacillota bacterium, one genomic window encodes:
- a CDS encoding DUF5696 domain-containing protein, whose protein sequence is MKALRRAAAAVVVGAGLLAAVAAAQAEGWPVQAPAGQEQATAQQGATQPVVVRSTHVELSVDPRTGRVDVVDLRSGARWSSTPDLPPGVRITGLWRAHMDAGFILEYAEPDRRPKGMLNPSRFTLVRNARPIEAGVAVDFELASASGDREFAFTMEWTVGEDYVELRIPFGSVYERPGGMKLVSLRPVPFFGAGTDSDQGYVLFPDGPGAISRFKADHPSYSSNFREGVYQWGAEYRAGGGQVRLPVFGIKKGNAAFVAFITRGDTEAEVEFSPSGYVLPLSRASAALYFRHRFTVALRRNAFVEKVDEALIPGDRVVRYVFLAGDDAEYSGMARAYRRWLLEAGWLRRAIPDDFAGYLDLSLFMGIEKPMVLGRSFVTMTTFEQAQQILEDLRRRGVERVELTLMGWNARGFMGSPPERLPPEPHLGGAEGLRRLSAYAREHGVGLWLYDQFVWVARGARGYSARSDVVRKATREPVGFSRLLSLVPALTREQEYLMLSPYAALRVAARDVPAMASFGITGIVDENLASLLYRDYNPGRPMSRREFAEAMRELAEVYRKNGLKVGAMNGNAYMLAQIDRLWSVPMESSHFLFADETVPFFQMVVHGYVPYSGETHEAGNLRADPARMKLRTIEFGALPRYVLTAEDTAKLADTWFSSLYSSRYDDWADAAVEEYREMVGKLGFLQAIPIHSHRRLDDGVYEVLYEDQSRVVVNYRESPFTLPDGTVVPPLGYTLNVGRGSVQP, encoded by the coding sequence CGGCTGCGGCGGTTGTGGTGGGAGCCGGGCTCCTGGCCGCCGTGGCAGCGGCTCAAGCGGAGGGGTGGCCGGTGCAGGCGCCGGCGGGGCAGGAACAGGCTACCGCGCAACAGGGCGCCACGCAGCCCGTGGTCGTGCGGTCCACACACGTCGAACTGAGCGTGGACCCGCGAACCGGCCGGGTGGACGTGGTCGACCTGCGAAGCGGCGCCCGGTGGTCCTCCACGCCCGACCTGCCCCCGGGCGTGCGAATCACGGGGCTGTGGCGGGCCCACATGGATGCGGGCTTCATCCTCGAGTACGCCGAGCCTGACCGCCGGCCCAAGGGGATGCTCAACCCCTCCCGGTTCACCCTGGTCCGAAACGCCCGCCCCATCGAGGCGGGAGTGGCCGTCGACTTCGAGCTTGCCAGCGCCTCGGGGGATCGGGAGTTCGCCTTCACCATGGAGTGGACGGTCGGGGAGGATTACGTCGAGCTGCGCATCCCGTTCGGCTCGGTCTACGAGCGCCCGGGCGGCATGAAGCTGGTCAGCTTGAGGCCCGTTCCGTTCTTCGGTGCCGGGACCGATAGCGACCAGGGGTATGTCCTGTTCCCCGACGGGCCCGGCGCCATCAGCCGCTTCAAAGCCGACCACCCCAGCTACTCGAGCAACTTTCGCGAAGGCGTTTATCAGTGGGGCGCCGAGTACCGGGCGGGCGGGGGCCAGGTAAGGCTGCCCGTCTTCGGCATCAAGAAGGGTAACGCGGCCTTCGTCGCTTTCATCACCCGGGGCGACACTGAAGCCGAGGTCGAGTTTTCGCCCAGCGGCTACGTGCTGCCCTTGAGCAGGGCCTCGGCCGCCCTCTATTTCCGCCACCGCTTCACCGTGGCGCTGCGGCGCAACGCGTTCGTGGAGAAGGTTGACGAGGCGCTGATCCCCGGTGACCGCGTGGTGCGCTACGTGTTCCTTGCCGGCGACGACGCGGAGTACTCCGGGATGGCCAGGGCGTACCGGAGGTGGCTTCTGGAGGCCGGGTGGCTGCGGCGCGCGATTCCAGATGACTTTGCCGGCTACCTGGATCTGTCCCTGTTCATGGGCATCGAGAAGCCGATGGTGCTCGGGCGCAGCTTCGTGACCATGACCACCTTCGAACAGGCCCAGCAGATCCTGGAGGACCTGCGCCGGCGGGGGGTGGAGCGCGTCGAACTCACGCTGATGGGTTGGAACGCACGCGGCTTCATGGGGTCGCCGCCGGAGAGGCTTCCTCCGGAGCCCCACCTGGGCGGGGCCGAAGGGCTCAGGCGGCTTTCCGCCTACGCCCGCGAACACGGGGTCGGACTGTGGCTGTACGACCAGTTTGTGTGGGTCGCCAGGGGGGCCAGGGGCTACTCGGCGCGCTCCGACGTGGTGCGAAAGGCCACCCGGGAGCCTGTCGGTTTCTCCCGGCTCCTCAGCCTCGTCCCGGCGCTGACGAGGGAGCAGGAGTACCTGATGCTGAGCCCGTACGCGGCGCTGCGCGTTGCCGCCCGGGACGTCCCCGCCATGGCCTCGTTTGGCATCACCGGCATCGTCGATGAGAACCTGGCGAGCCTGCTGTACCGGGACTACAACCCCGGCCGGCCCATGTCGAGGCGGGAGTTTGCCGAGGCCATGCGCGAGCTGGCTGAGGTGTACCGGAAAAACGGCCTGAAGGTGGGCGCCATGAATGGCAACGCGTACATGCTCGCCCAGATCGACCGGCTTTGGAGCGTGCCGATGGAGAGTAGCCACTTCCTCTTTGCCGACGAAACCGTGCCGTTTTTCCAGATGGTGGTGCACGGCTACGTCCCCTACAGTGGGGAAACCCACGAGGCCGGCAACCTCCGGGCCGACCCGGCGCGCATGAAGCTGCGCACCATCGAGTTTGGCGCCCTGCCGCGCTACGTGCTGACCGCCGAGGATACGGCAAAGCTGGCCGACACCTGGTTCTCCAGCCTTTACAGTTCCCGGTACGACGACTGGGCGGATGCAGCCGTGGAGGAGTACCGCGAGATGGTCGGCAAGCTGGGCTTCCTGCAGGCCATCCCGATCCACTCGCACCGGCGGCTCGATGACGGGGTCTACGAGGTGCTCTACGAAGACCAAAGCCGCGTCGTGGTCAACTACCGGGAAAGCCCGTTCACTCTTCCGGACGGCACGGTGGTGCCTCCTCTGGGGTACACGCTGAACGTCGGGAGGGGGTCTGTCCAGCCGTGA